The following are from one region of the Gossypium hirsutum isolate 1008001.06 chromosome D03, Gossypium_hirsutum_v2.1, whole genome shotgun sequence genome:
- the LOC107889088 gene encoding DNA-directed RNA polymerases I and III subunit rpac1, with product MCLVSLAVLLTREKNKIPKHKRFSSAVYIEGAGEEKKKFSIWDLPDVPMGQLPPHLELQRSRVSCNKDAPIHIESIQYSGAYASMGIDNSSGLDRFSNNFRVEVVRLNEDDMELDMIVIDAAIANSFRRILIAELPTMAIEKVLIAKKTSIIQDEVLAHRLGLVPIRVDPRLFDYLSENDQPNEKNTIVFKLHVQCKRGDKNI from the exons ATGTGTTTGGTAAGTTTAGCAGTACTCTTAACAA GAGAAAAGAACAAAATCCCTAAACATAAGCGTTTCTCCTCAGCCGTCTACATAG AGGGGGcaggagaagaaaagaagaaattttcaATCTGGGATTTGCCAGATGTGCCAATGGGTCAACTTCCACCGCATCTTGAACTCCAACGAAGTCGTGTTTCATGCAATAAGGACGCCCCTATCCAT ATTGAGAGTATTCAATATTCTGGCGCTTATGCATCGATGGGAATTGATAATAGTTCAGGACTTGATCGATTCTCTAACAACTTTAGAGTTGAAGTGGTTCGACTCAATGAAGATGACATGGAGCTTGATATGATCGTTATTGATGCAGCTATTGCCAATTCATTCAGGAGGATCCTTATAGCTGAG CTTCCTACAATGGCAATTGAAAAAGTTCTCATTGCAAAGAAAACATCAATAATCCAAGATGAAGTTCTTGCTCATAGGTTGGGCCTCGTTCCAATCCGTGTTGACCCAAGGCTTTTTGATTATCTTTCAG AAAATGATCAGCCAAATGAAAAGAACACCATTGTTTTCAAACTCCATGTTCAGTGTAAAAGAG GTGACAAAAATATCTAG